From a region of the Mercurialis annua linkage group LG1-X, ddMerAnnu1.2, whole genome shotgun sequence genome:
- the LOC126668049 gene encoding uncharacterized protein LOC126668049, whose translation MNFNMHNMEKTTTELHGMLQTAEKNIKNEIKDVLMVNKGKGMKRSGKGKGKAFKKSKPKSKPKTKDEPKAKPPKEGTCFFCKEPGHWKRNCKKYLDDLKKNKGSETTTSGSQKE comes from the exons atgaacttcaatatgcataatatggagaagaccaccacagagttgcatgggatgcttcaaactgctgaaaagaacatcaagaatgagattaaggatgttcttatggtcaacaagggaaagggtatgaaaaggtctggtaagggcaagggaaaggctttcaagaagtctaaacccaagtccaagcccaagaccaaggatgaacccaaagcaaaaccgccaaaggaaggaacttgctttttctgcaaggaacctggacattggaaaaggaattgcaagaaatatctggatgatctgaagaagaacaagggtagtgagactaccacttcag ggtctcaaaaggagtag